The Lysinibacillus pakistanensis genome includes a window with the following:
- a CDS encoding sigma-70 family RNA polymerase sigma factor, whose translation MEKQQRDIHLREVMDLYGHYLLRLAYTYVKSKERAEDIVQEVFIRYYIHMEQFEGRSSVKTYLYRMVVNECHNYFKSWTYRKTELTNLFKKQEASTSVESQILKQEEMDVIAHSITTLETKYREVLWLYYYDELSITDIASILQCSVNTVKTRLARGRKRVGIQLEKEGFYNGNEFT comes from the coding sequence TTGGAGAAACAACAAAGAGATATACATTTACGGGAGGTTATGGATTTATACGGTCATTACTTACTTCGACTAGCTTATACATATGTAAAAAGTAAAGAAAGGGCAGAGGATATTGTACAGGAAGTATTCATCCGCTATTACATTCATATGGAGCAATTTGAAGGACGTTCTAGTGTCAAAACTTACTTATACCGTATGGTCGTCAACGAGTGTCACAATTACTTTAAGAGCTGGACATATCGGAAAACAGAGTTAACTAATCTTTTTAAAAAGCAGGAAGCCTCTACTTCAGTGGAATCTCAAATTTTAAAGCAGGAGGAAATGGATGTTATTGCTCATAGCATTACAACATTAGAAACGAAATATCGAGAGGTCCTTTGGCTTTATTACTATGATGAACTATCTATCACCGATATCGCATCCATTTTACAATGTTCAGTCAATACAGTGAAAACAAGGCTAGCAAGAGGGAGAAAACGAGTAGGCATCCAATTAGAAAAGGAGGGATTTTATAATGGAAATGAATTTACGTAA
- the parC gene encoding DNA topoisomerase IV subunit A, whose translation MSSTEKFQDLPLEEVMGDRFGRYSKYIIQDRALPDARDGLKPVQRRILYAMFSEGNTHDKPFRKSAKTVGNVIGNYHPHGDSSVYEAMVRMSQDWKARHMLIEMHGNNGSVDGDPPAAMRYTEARLSAIAAEMLRDIGKKTVEFVPNFDDQDMEPTVLPARFPNLLVNGSTGISAGYATDIPPHALDEVLDGVLMRLEKPHSTVDELMTVIKGPDFPTGGIIQGVDGIKKAYETGRGKIIVRAQAAVEPIKGGKEQIVITELPYDVNKANLVKKIDEQRVDKRLEGIAEIRDESDRTGLRVVIELKKDVPGQGILNYLFKTTDLQVAYNFNMIAIHNRRPTMMTLPLLLDAYIAHQKEVVTNRSIYDLQKAKDRSHIVDGLIKALSILDEVIATIRSSNDKKDAKLNLQTKFDFTEVQSEAIVSLQLYRLTNTDITELRQEQDELNKLIAKLEGILNSEAKLIRVIKQELLDIKKRFTEPRRSKIEQEIEEIKITLDVLVPSEEVVVTVTKDGYIKRTSTRSHAASNGQDIAMKDSDYLLYEENLNTQHHLLLFTNRGNYIYQPVHELPDIRWKDLGQHISSIVPTGEDESIIAVYGFETFEQANTYILTATKDGQIKRSPLADYAVTRYSKPIKTMNVKAGDEMIFADFVTDDTELLLTTDTAYAIRFPTEELPVTGVKTGGVKGITLKDGEALVGINVLQPNDTEYVVIVTQRGAVKKMNVAEVEMASRAKRGLKVLTELKANPHRIVAVVKATDEEHVIIETEKGVQEVIDVQALTRADRHSNGSFKVDIATDGQISHVLTVKKEQNPS comes from the coding sequence ATGAGTAGTACGGAAAAGTTTCAAGATTTACCTTTAGAAGAAGTGATGGGTGACCGTTTTGGTCGCTATAGTAAATATATTATTCAAGACCGCGCGTTGCCTGATGCACGTGACGGTCTTAAGCCTGTGCAGCGTCGTATATTATATGCAATGTTTTCTGAGGGGAATACACATGATAAACCATTTCGAAAATCCGCTAAAACAGTCGGGAATGTAATTGGGAACTATCATCCTCATGGTGATAGCTCAGTTTATGAGGCTATGGTGCGCATGAGTCAAGATTGGAAAGCGCGTCATATGCTTATTGAAATGCATGGGAACAACGGGTCAGTAGATGGTGATCCGCCAGCAGCGATGCGTTATACGGAAGCAAGACTTTCAGCTATTGCTGCAGAGATGCTACGTGATATCGGCAAGAAAACCGTTGAATTCGTGCCAAACTTTGATGATCAGGATATGGAGCCAACCGTTTTACCAGCACGCTTCCCGAATTTACTAGTGAATGGCTCAACAGGTATTTCAGCCGGCTATGCAACTGATATTCCTCCACATGCTCTTGATGAGGTGCTTGACGGGGTTCTAATGCGCTTAGAAAAGCCTCACTCAACGGTTGATGAGTTGATGACCGTTATTAAAGGTCCAGATTTCCCAACAGGTGGCATTATTCAAGGTGTTGATGGCATCAAAAAAGCTTATGAAACGGGCCGCGGTAAAATCATTGTCCGTGCACAAGCCGCTGTGGAGCCAATTAAGGGTGGCAAAGAGCAGATTGTCATTACGGAATTGCCATATGATGTTAATAAAGCGAACCTTGTTAAAAAAATAGATGAGCAACGTGTTGATAAGCGTCTAGAAGGTATTGCGGAAATTCGTGATGAATCGGATCGTACAGGTTTACGTGTGGTCATTGAACTGAAAAAAGATGTACCAGGACAAGGTATTTTAAATTATTTATTTAAAACAACAGATTTACAAGTAGCTTATAATTTTAATATGATTGCCATTCATAATCGTCGTCCAACGATGATGACATTGCCATTATTACTTGATGCGTATATTGCACATCAAAAAGAAGTCGTTACCAACCGTTCAATCTATGATTTACAAAAGGCTAAGGATCGTTCGCATATCGTTGACGGCTTAATTAAGGCATTGTCTATTTTAGATGAAGTAATTGCGACAATTCGTTCTTCAAATGATAAAAAAGATGCGAAATTAAACTTACAAACTAAGTTTGACTTTACAGAGGTACAATCAGAGGCGATCGTTAGCTTGCAATTATACCGTTTAACGAACACGGACATTACAGAGCTTCGCCAAGAACAGGATGAATTAAATAAATTAATTGCCAAGCTAGAAGGCATTCTTAATAGTGAGGCAAAGCTTATCCGCGTCATAAAACAGGAGTTGCTTGATATTAAAAAACGCTTTACAGAGCCACGCCGTTCGAAAATTGAACAAGAAATTGAAGAAATCAAAATTACATTAGATGTCCTTGTACCAAGTGAAGAGGTTGTCGTGACTGTGACTAAGGATGGTTATATTAAACGTACTTCCACACGTTCCCATGCAGCCTCAAATGGTCAGGATATTGCGATGAAGGATTCAGATTATTTATTATATGAAGAAAACTTAAATACACAGCATCATCTGCTGCTGTTCACAAATCGAGGCAATTATATTTATCAGCCTGTTCATGAGCTACCAGACATTCGCTGGAAGGATCTCGGTCAGCATATTTCTAGTATTGTGCCAACTGGAGAGGATGAATCCATTATTGCGGTCTATGGTTTCGAGACATTTGAGCAAGCGAATACTTATATTTTAACGGCTACGAAAGATGGACAAATTAAACGCTCGCCTTTAGCAGATTATGCAGTTACCCGTTATTCGAAGCCGATAAAGACAATGAATGTTAAAGCTGGCGATGAAATGATTTTTGCAGATTTTGTAACGGATGACACTGAATTACTATTAACAACCGATACAGCCTATGCGATTCGTTTCCCAACGGAGGAATTACCAGTAACTGGTGTCAAAACTGGTGGTGTTAAAGGAATTACCTTAAAAGATGGGGAAGCATTAGTGGGTATCAATGTTTTACAGCCAAACGACACAGAATATGTTGTTATTGTAACGCAGCGTGGTGCTGTTAAGAAAATGAATGTAGCTGAAGTTGAGATGGCAAGTCGCGCAAAACGGGGCTTAAAGGTGTTAACTGAATTAAAAGCTAACCCTCATCGTATCGTTGCAGTAGTCAAGGCTACAGATGAGGAGCATGTTATCATTGAAACTGAAAAAGGTGTGCAAGAGGTTATTGATGTACAAGCATTAACGCGAGCAGATCGTCATTCAAATGGCTCATTCAAGGTAGATATTGCAACTGATGGACAGATTTCACATGTATTAACAGTAAAAAAAGAACAAAACCCAAGCTGA
- the parE gene encoding DNA topoisomerase IV subunit B: MTNKQSPSVYNDDAIQVLEGLEAVRKRPGMYIGSTDGRGLHHLVYEIVDNAVDEALAGFGSHIIVKIHKDQSISVRDFGRGMPTGMHKMGKPTPEIIFTVLHAGGKFGQGGYKTSGGLHGVGSSVVNALSTFLEVTIHRDGKKYCQRFENGGHPVTTLEEIGSTKQTGTLVHFLPDDKIFSVTKFNYDTLAERLRESAFLLKGLKIELIDEREEGKGDVFFYENGIEAFVAYLNEEKDVLHPVKYVEGIQDDIEVEFAFQYNDGYSETILSFVNNVRTRDGGTHETGAKAALTRVFNEYARKIGLLKDKDKNLEGTDIREGLAAIVSVRIPEHLLQFEGQTKGKLGTSEARSAVDSVVSEQILYVLEENAELSASLVRKAIRAQQVREAARKAREDARNGKKNKKASTILSGKLTPAQSRNAAKNELYLVEGDSAGGSAKQGRDRTFQAILPLRGKVINTEKAKLQDIMKNEEISTIIHAIGAGVGTDFSVEDSAYDKVVIMTDADTDGAHIQVLLLTFFYRYMRPLIEAGKVFIALPPLYKISKGTGKKEVIEYAWTENDLQNAIKKVGKGYILQRYKGLGEMNADQLWDTTMNPETRTLIRVTIEDGARAERRVTTLMGDKVEPRRKWIEANVNFGMEDDSNILDNEFIQQEEDQA, translated from the coding sequence TTGACGAATAAACAGTCACCAAGCGTCTATAATGATGACGCTATACAAGTATTAGAAGGATTAGAAGCGGTACGAAAGAGACCCGGCATGTATATCGGTTCTACAGATGGCCGTGGTCTTCATCACCTCGTGTATGAAATCGTGGATAATGCGGTGGATGAAGCATTGGCTGGCTTTGGTTCTCATATTATTGTCAAGATTCATAAAGATCAAAGTATTAGCGTGCGAGACTTCGGTCGTGGAATGCCTACTGGTATGCATAAGATGGGAAAGCCAACACCTGAAATTATTTTTACGGTTTTACATGCTGGTGGCAAATTTGGACAAGGCGGCTATAAAACAAGTGGCGGTTTACATGGCGTAGGTTCTTCTGTCGTTAATGCGTTATCAACATTTTTAGAGGTAACCATACATCGCGACGGTAAGAAATATTGCCAACGTTTTGAAAATGGTGGTCATCCAGTTACGACACTTGAAGAAATCGGCAGTACGAAACAGACAGGTACTCTAGTCCATTTTCTACCAGATGACAAGATTTTCTCTGTTACAAAGTTTAATTATGATACACTTGCAGAACGTTTACGTGAGTCAGCATTTTTATTGAAGGGCTTAAAAATTGAGTTAATTGATGAACGCGAGGAAGGCAAAGGTGATGTGTTCTTTTATGAGAACGGCATTGAAGCTTTCGTTGCGTATTTGAATGAGGAGAAAGACGTTCTTCATCCTGTCAAATATGTGGAAGGGATTCAGGATGATATTGAAGTAGAATTTGCATTCCAATATAACGATGGCTATTCAGAAACAATTCTGTCTTTTGTTAACAATGTTCGTACACGTGATGGCGGCACACATGAAACAGGCGCAAAAGCAGCATTAACACGTGTATTTAATGAATACGCAAGAAAGATAGGTCTGTTAAAAGATAAAGATAAAAACCTTGAAGGGACAGATATTCGTGAGGGTCTAGCAGCAATTGTGTCTGTACGTATTCCTGAACATTTACTACAATTTGAGGGTCAAACAAAAGGCAAGCTAGGAACGAGTGAGGCTCGTTCTGCCGTAGATAGTGTGGTCTCTGAGCAAATTTTATATGTACTAGAGGAAAATGCTGAGCTATCTGCATCCCTTGTGCGTAAAGCTATTCGTGCACAGCAAGTTCGTGAAGCGGCTCGTAAAGCACGTGAAGATGCACGAAATGGCAAAAAGAACAAAAAGGCCAGTACCATCCTTTCAGGAAAATTAACGCCCGCACAATCTCGCAATGCAGCGAAAAACGAGCTATATTTAGTCGAAGGAGATTCTGCTGGAGGCTCAGCAAAGCAAGGGCGTGATCGTACATTCCAAGCAATATTACCTTTGCGCGGTAAAGTCATTAATACGGAAAAAGCCAAGCTACAGGACATCATGAAAAATGAGGAAATTTCAACGATTATTCATGCTATTGGTGCAGGTGTTGGTACAGATTTCTCTGTTGAAGATTCAGCCTATGATAAAGTCGTTATTATGACCGATGCCGATACAGATGGTGCACATATTCAAGTGTTGCTATTAACGTTTTTCTACCGTTACATGCGTCCATTAATTGAAGCAGGCAAGGTCTTTATTGCCTTACCACCACTGTATAAAATTTCTAAGGGCACTGGTAAAAAAGAAGTGATTGAATATGCTTGGACTGAAAATGATTTACAGAATGCCATCAAAAAAGTTGGAAAGGGTTACATACTACAGCGCTATAAAGGTCTTGGTGAGATGAATGCAGACCAGCTGTGGGATACGACGATGAACCCAGAAACACGCACATTAATTCGTGTAACGATTGAGGATGGTGCACGTGCTGAACGACGTGTTACAACATTAATGGGCGATAAAGTTGAACCACGTCGTAAATGGATCGAAGCCAATGTAAACTTCGGTATGGAGGATGATTCAAATATTTTAGACAATGAATTCATCCAACAAGAGGAGGACCAAGCATGA
- the plsY gene encoding glycerol-3-phosphate 1-O-acyltransferase PlsY → MVNGLIILCAYLIGSIPSGLWIGKIFYKTDIREHGSGNLGATNTFRILGKTAGIVVTIMDVLKGTAAVLLVALPIFSEVSIHSLILGLIAVIGHMFPIFASFRGGKAVATSAGVLLGYTWPLFVLLFITFIVMLKVTKIVSLTSMIAALVALIYSIVYYFVTGDFALSILVACLFTFIIYRHRANIGRIKNGTEPKVKWL, encoded by the coding sequence ATGGTAAATGGACTTATTATTTTATGTGCTTATCTAATTGGCTCTATACCTTCTGGATTATGGATAGGCAAAATTTTTTATAAAACTGACATTCGTGAACATGGTAGTGGTAATCTGGGTGCCACGAATACCTTCCGTATCTTAGGAAAAACAGCAGGAATTGTCGTAACCATTATGGATGTCTTAAAAGGGACAGCGGCTGTATTGTTAGTAGCACTACCGATATTTTCCGAAGTCTCCATACACTCGTTAATTCTTGGACTTATAGCGGTTATTGGTCATATGTTCCCTATTTTTGCAAGCTTCCGCGGAGGGAAGGCCGTAGCGACATCCGCTGGCGTTCTCTTAGGATATACATGGCCATTATTTGTCTTACTTTTTATTACGTTCATTGTAATGTTAAAAGTCACAAAGATTGTAAGTTTAACATCCATGATTGCCGCTTTAGTAGCACTTATTTATTCAATCGTTTATTATTTTGTTACAGGTGATTTTGCGTTAAGCATTTTAGTCGCATGTTTATTCACCTTTATTATTTATCGTCACCGCGCAAACATTGGCCGCATTAAAAATGGGACCGAGCCAAAGGTGAAATGGCTGTAG
- a CDS encoding HesB/YadR/YfhF family protein — MNIALTDEALHWFKREMEVETGDTIRFYARYGGSSPFHEGFSLGMTREEPIEIGVKTVIDGVTYYIDEKDVWFFNNHNLHVDIDATNDELKYDYRK; from the coding sequence ATGAATATTGCACTAACAGATGAAGCCCTACATTGGTTTAAACGAGAAATGGAAGTAGAAACAGGCGATACCATTCGTTTTTATGCAAGATACGGAGGTTCCAGTCCATTTCATGAAGGCTTTTCTCTTGGTATGACTCGTGAGGAACCAATCGAGATTGGTGTTAAAACAGTGATTGATGGAGTTACCTACTATATTGATGAAAAAGATGTATGGTTTTTTAATAACCATAACCTACATGTAGATATTGATGCTACAAACGATGAATTAAAATATGACTATCGTAAATAA
- a CDS encoding spore germination protein → MSVSKSTDASQPNSNNELLYSSLSSNVKLIRNTLGNSNDLVIREILIGKADKHTIAIVYMDGLSDKTTISDTVIDKLMHDMVEANGSETDIEAIHQYIRESCLTVGDANNISHFSALYTEILNGNTVILLNGCTIGIVTSTKGAKDREVTEPSTESVIRGPRESFTETLRTNTALIRRKIKSPNLWIKSRVVGEVTQTDVAVMYINGIANDKIVAEVLARIDRINIDGILESGYIEDFIQDSRFTLFPTIYNSERPDVIAGELLDGKIAILVDGTPFVLVVPALFTSFLQSAEDYYQNWIISSLIRLLRFLGISLALVAPSLYVAITTFHQEMLPTAMLISIASQREGVPFPAVVEALIMEVAFEVLREAGLRMPRTIGPAVSIVGTLVIGQAAVEAGIVSAVMVIIVSLTAICSFLFPAYGLSNTIRVLRFPLMIVAAMLGLFGVMFGIIIIILHLCSIRSFGVPYLSPFGPLILKDQKDALVLFPRRALLTRPRLVSQKNNVRGHKYLDTKKRNKSNV, encoded by the coding sequence ATGTCCGTTTCAAAAAGTACAGATGCCTCCCAACCAAATTCCAACAATGAACTCCTATATAGTTCACTTTCGAGCAATGTCAAACTGATTCGAAACACACTTGGAAATAGTAATGATTTGGTTATCCGAGAAATACTGATTGGAAAAGCTGACAAGCATACAATCGCAATTGTTTATATGGATGGCTTATCTGATAAAACAACCATTTCGGATACTGTTATTGATAAGCTCATGCACGATATGGTTGAAGCAAATGGCTCAGAAACAGATATAGAAGCTATTCATCAATATATAAGAGAATCTTGTTTGACAGTCGGTGACGCAAATAATATTTCTCATTTCTCTGCACTATATACCGAAATTTTAAATGGCAATACAGTCATTTTATTAAATGGATGTACTATTGGTATCGTGACAAGTACAAAAGGTGCAAAAGATCGAGAGGTTACAGAACCATCAACAGAATCTGTAATTAGAGGTCCCAGGGAATCCTTTACTGAAACGTTACGCACAAACACAGCCCTTATCCGCCGAAAAATAAAAAGTCCTAATCTTTGGATAAAATCTCGTGTGGTTGGAGAGGTAACGCAAACAGATGTAGCTGTTATGTATATAAATGGCATTGCAAATGACAAAATAGTGGCAGAGGTTCTAGCACGCATAGATCGTATTAACATTGACGGCATTCTAGAAAGTGGCTATATTGAGGATTTTATTCAAGATTCTAGATTCACATTGTTTCCAACAATCTATAATTCTGAACGACCTGATGTTATTGCTGGAGAATTGTTAGACGGGAAAATTGCTATTTTAGTGGATGGTACACCCTTTGTGTTGGTGGTACCCGCTTTATTTACTTCCTTTTTACAATCTGCGGAGGATTACTATCAAAATTGGATCATCAGCTCTCTTATTCGGTTATTAAGATTTTTAGGAATAAGCCTAGCATTGGTGGCACCGTCACTCTATGTAGCTATTACCACCTTTCATCAAGAAATGCTTCCAACCGCTATGCTTATTAGTATTGCCTCCCAACGAGAAGGCGTTCCCTTCCCTGCAGTGGTTGAAGCACTTATTATGGAGGTTGCCTTTGAGGTGTTACGAGAAGCAGGTCTTCGTATGCCAAGAACCATTGGACCTGCTGTATCCATTGTGGGAACCTTAGTCATTGGTCAGGCAGCCGTTGAAGCAGGAATTGTATCGGCTGTAATGGTAATTATAGTATCTTTAACCGCGATTTGTAGCTTCCTGTTCCCTGCCTATGGCTTATCAAACACCATTCGAGTTCTACGTTTTCCATTAATGATTGTAGCAGCAATGCTAGGTTTATTTGGTGTTATGTTTGGAATTATAATCATTATCCTACATTTATGCAGCATTCGCTCTTTTGGTGTGCCGTATTTAAGTCCATTCGGTCCACTAATTTTAAAGGATCAAAAAGATGCGTTAGTATTATTTCCTCGAAGAGCGCTATTGACTCGACCACGCTTAGTCAGTCAAAAAAATAATGTTAGAGGACATAAGTATTTGGATACGAAAAAAAGAAATAAATCTAATGTATAA
- a CDS encoding Ger(x)C family spore germination protein gives MSKFSLICFLLILPLLLSGCWSKRELNELAIVVALGVDKVDDEYELSIQVVDPSEISTRQPSTGRTPVITYHATGETIFEAVRKMTALAARKPYFSHLRIVVIGEELAKEGINEALDLISRDHEFRNDFDVILSHQATAKDVLNVLTPIEKVPANKMLNSLRVSEKVWGSTISINIDDLVNTLNNNEKSAILSAIEIHGDPKLGMDQTNVKKVKTPVLLKYAGLAVFKKDRYIGLLTEDESRGLSFINDKIESTIEIIPCTKGGTLSTEITKSTTKVKGNFKKGSPHINVHIDVEQNVGEVECDMKLSNNKSIKYINKKTEKMIKQQVEHTIRTVQQNYQVDVFGFSEVLHRSDAKQWKKIKNDWETIFPELPINVEVHVNTQGLGTIQNSLLHKSKKEE, from the coding sequence ATGTCAAAATTCAGCTTAATTTGTTTCCTCCTCATCCTCCCTTTACTACTAAGTGGTTGCTGGAGTAAGCGTGAACTAAATGAATTAGCAATTGTCGTCGCATTAGGGGTGGATAAGGTTGATGATGAATATGAATTATCAATTCAAGTGGTAGATCCTAGTGAAATTTCTACTAGGCAGCCATCTACTGGACGAACTCCTGTCATTACCTATCATGCAACAGGAGAAACCATTTTTGAAGCTGTTCGAAAAATGACGGCTTTAGCAGCTAGGAAACCCTATTTTTCTCATCTTCGGATTGTTGTTATCGGTGAGGAATTAGCGAAAGAGGGAATAAACGAAGCGCTGGATTTAATTTCCAGAGACCATGAATTTCGAAATGATTTTGATGTCATCCTCTCTCATCAGGCAACTGCAAAAGATGTTTTAAATGTGTTAACACCGATTGAAAAAGTACCAGCCAACAAAATGCTAAATTCTTTGAGAGTGTCAGAAAAAGTTTGGGGCTCCACCATTTCCATCAATATCGATGATTTAGTTAATACTTTAAACAACAATGAAAAAAGCGCTATCCTTTCAGCTATTGAAATACATGGTGATCCAAAATTAGGTATGGATCAGACAAATGTAAAAAAAGTGAAAACCCCTGTACTTTTAAAATATGCTGGATTAGCCGTCTTTAAAAAAGATAGATATATCGGACTTTTAACAGAAGATGAAAGTAGAGGCCTTAGCTTTATCAATGACAAAATAGAGAGCACCATTGAGATTATCCCTTGCACAAAAGGAGGTACACTATCAACTGAAATTACCAAATCAACTACCAAAGTAAAAGGTAATTTTAAAAAGGGCTCTCCTCATATAAATGTGCATATTGACGTAGAACAAAATGTTGGAGAAGTTGAATGTGATATGAAGCTTTCTAACAATAAATCCATTAAATATATAAATAAAAAAACGGAGAAAATGATTAAACAACAAGTTGAACATACAATCAGAACCGTTCAGCAAAATTATCAAGTCGATGTTTTTGGTTTCAGCGAAGTACTCCATCGTTCAGATGCTAAACAGTGGAAAAAAATAAAAAATGACTGGGAGACAATTTTCCCTGAACTTCCTATTAACGTTGAGGTTCATGTTAATACACAGGGATTAGGAACTATACAAAACTCATTATTGCATAAATCCAAAAAGGAGGAGTAA
- a CDS encoding GerAB/ArcD/ProY family transporter, whose product MEKEIISSRQFMIITLLFSIGTAILIIPATIASAAKQDAWIAAIIGVAISFILVKLYISLGKRTPSLTFIEANEKILGRFLGKFTAVGFIFLTFLSSGELLYFIGIFMKTEVMPETPTMAFALLFSIIIVYAAFLGIEVFARSTEILFPIFILIFIIFAVCITPQISFDNVQPILETPKKSFLYSIIRFMSIFSFPLVVLLMLFPSAVNVQKSAQKGFYIGAIIGGIVLIIIITLCILVLGPSNTASRTFPSYALAQRISIGNFLQRIEIIMAGMWIISIYIRTFMYFYASVIGVAQLCKIQDHRPLIFPFGLLMIGLSQIIHPNIVHSNVYNNEIWPIFSAIFTVILPLTLLIIAKIRKIDGNSQGENSNENQTNNNNHAQKDSENNSHNASKGDNHKESDSKNDAQNENKLELESQKDNKPNENDVKIDQDTNDH is encoded by the coding sequence ATGGAAAAGGAAATCATTAGTTCAAGACAATTTATGATCATCACCCTTCTCTTTTCTATTGGAACTGCCATATTAATTATTCCTGCCACTATAGCAAGTGCGGCAAAGCAAGATGCATGGATTGCGGCAATTATCGGAGTCGCAATAAGCTTTATCTTAGTAAAGCTATATATTTCTTTAGGAAAACGCACACCTTCCCTTACATTTATTGAGGCAAATGAAAAAATACTAGGTCGCTTTTTGGGGAAATTTACAGCGGTCGGCTTTATTTTTCTTACCTTTCTTTCCTCAGGGGAATTATTATATTTTATTGGCATTTTTATGAAAACAGAAGTAATGCCAGAAACCCCTACGATGGCATTTGCACTGCTGTTTAGTATTATCATTGTGTATGCTGCTTTTCTCGGTATAGAAGTATTTGCTCGTTCTACAGAGATTCTATTTCCCATTTTTATCTTGATTTTTATCATCTTTGCAGTTTGTATCACACCTCAGATTAGCTTCGATAATGTACAGCCAATCTTGGAAACACCTAAAAAATCCTTTTTATATAGTATTATTCGATTTATGAGTATTTTTTCTTTTCCACTTGTTGTACTGCTAATGCTTTTCCCATCTGCTGTGAATGTCCAAAAATCTGCACAAAAGGGATTTTACATTGGAGCAATTATCGGTGGTATTGTCTTAATTATAATAATTACCCTGTGTATCCTTGTGCTTGGTCCTTCAAATACCGCCTCTCGCACCTTTCCTAGCTATGCATTGGCGCAAAGAATTTCAATTGGTAATTTTTTGCAGCGCATTGAAATTATTATGGCAGGCATGTGGATTATATCTATTTATATTCGAACATTTATGTATTTTTACGCCTCAGTCATTGGTGTAGCGCAGTTATGTAAGATACAGGATCATCGTCCACTTATTTTTCCATTTGGTTTATTAATGATTGGTCTTTCTCAAATTATTCATCCTAATATTGTTCATTCCAATGTCTACAATAATGAAATTTGGCCTATATTTTCTGCGATATTTACTGTTATTTTACCGTTAACGTTGCTGATAATCGCGAAGATTCGCAAAATAGATGGGAATTCACAAGGTGAAAATAGCAATGAAAATCAAACAAATAACAATAATCATGCGCAGAAAGATAGTGAGAATAACAGCCATAATGCTTCAAAGGGTGATAATCATAAAGAGAGCGATTCTAAAAATGACGCACAAAATGAGAATAAACTTGAACTAGAAAGCCAAAAAGATAATAAGCCAAATGAAAATGATGTAAAAATTGATCAAGATACAAATGACCATTAA
- a CDS encoding TetR/AcrR family transcriptional regulator: MKNAKEARLHAILDAATELLVEKPTASLTDIANYAGIGIATLHRYIENRDQLMLQLGFRAVQVVSETINEIPVDEEKLESYIPRLVEALIPLGDKIYFLAHECSVNYSSELLAAEDQLKEPIRQTIIQLQKQGYLRQDMTSEWMLNVLYSLLFTMWQQVQEGNIAKNSAALLIMETVFNGIKAK; encoded by the coding sequence ATGAAAAACGCAAAAGAGGCTAGGCTTCATGCTATATTAGATGCAGCTACAGAGCTCCTCGTCGAAAAGCCGACAGCATCCTTAACCGACATCGCTAACTATGCTGGTATTGGTATCGCTACATTACACCGCTATATTGAAAACAGGGATCAACTAATGTTGCAATTAGGTTTCAGAGCTGTTCAGGTTGTCAGCGAAACCATAAATGAAATACCAGTGGATGAGGAAAAGCTGGAATCCTATATCCCGAGACTTGTTGAGGCTTTAATTCCATTAGGAGATAAAATTTATTTTCTTGCACATGAATGCTCTGTGAATTACAGTTCCGAACTTTTGGCTGCTGAGGATCAGCTTAAGGAGCCGATTAGACAGACAATTATCCAATTACAAAAACAAGGGTATTTACGTCAGGATATGACTAGTGAATGGATGCTTAATGTCTTATACTCACTCCTATTTACGATGTGGCAGCAAGTACAGGAGGGGAATATCGCCAAAAACTCAGCTGCATTGTTAATTATGGAAACAGTGTTTAACGGGATTAAGGCGAAATAA